A section of the Malus sylvestris chromosome 17, drMalSylv7.2, whole genome shotgun sequence genome encodes:
- the LOC126611148 gene encoding thioredoxin O2, mitochondrial-like isoform X1 produces MRERKMARNSGVAMARQLLGNHSKFCTALLHHYSLPSSSFQTLASSIPTSPPPPPTATPFTSNSLHHSPNPRFLQLQPLSSPSGSSNIVVIKSEDEYNSTISKAKDGAEPALFYFTAVWCGPCRFISPVIGELSEQYPHATTYKIDIDEEGLTNTLGKLNISAVPTFHLFQDGKKVAEVVGADVARLRDTFGKLYK; encoded by the exons ATGCGAGAGAGAAAAATGGCAAGGAATTCAGGTGTAGCCATGGCACGGCAATTGCTCGGCAATCACAGCAAGTTCTGCACCGCGCTTCTTCATCATTACAGCCTTCCTTCCAGTTCTTTCCAAACCCTGGCTTCTTCAATCCCCACCTCACCACCTCCACCGCCCACAGCAACCCCTTTCACCTCCAATTCCCTCCACCACTCCCCAAACCCTCGCTTTCTGCAGCTCCAACCTCTCTCCTCGCCCTCAG GTTCCTCAAACATTGTTGTCATTAAGTCAGAGGATGAATACAACAGCACAATCAGCAAAGCTAAGG ACGGAGCTGAGCCAGCACTTTTCTACTTCACTGCAGTCTGGTGCGGGCCTTG CAGGTTCATATCTCCAGTCATTGGAGAGTTGAGTGAGCAATACCCACATGCAACAACATATAAGATTGACATCGATGAG GAAGGACTTACAAACACTTTGGGCAAGTTGAATATTTCTGCTGTG CCTACATTCCATCTCTTTCAAGATGGGAAGAAGGTGGCTGAAGTTGTTGGTGCTGATGTTGCTCGCTTGAGAGACACTTTTGGAAAACTCTACAAGTAA
- the LOC126611148 gene encoding thioredoxin O2, mitochondrial-like isoform X3 produces MRERKMARNSGVAMARQLLGNHSKFCTALLHHYSLPSSSFQTLASSIPTSPPPPPTATPFTSNSLHHSPNPRFLQLQPLSSPSGSSNIVVIKSEDEYNSTISKAKDGAEPALFYFTAVWCGPCRFISPVIGELSEQYPHATTYKIDIDEEGLTNTLGKLNISAVPTFHLFQDGKKVAEVVGADVARLRDTFGKLYK; encoded by the exons ATGCGAGAGAGAAAAATGGCAAGGAATTCAGGTGTAGCCATGGCACGGCAATTGCTCGGCAATCACAGCAAGTTCTGCACCGCGCTTCTTCATCATTACAGCCTTCCTTCCAGTTCTTTCCAAACCCTGGCTTCTTCAATCCCCACCTCACCACCTCCACCGCCCACAGCAACCCCTTTCACCTCCAATTCCCTCCACCACTCCCCAAACCCTCGCTTTCTGCAGCTCCAACCTCTCTCCTCGCCCTCAG GTTCCTCAAACATTGTTGTCATTAAGTCAGAGGATGAATACAACAGCACAATCAGCAAAGCTAAGG ACGGAGCTGAGCCAGCACTTTTCTACTTCACTGCAGTCTGGTGCGGGCCTTG CAGGTTCATATCTCCAGTCATTGGAGAGTTGAGTGAGCAATACCCACATGCAACAACATATAAGATTGACATCGATGAG GAAGGACTTACAAACACTTTGGGCAAGTTGAATATTTCTGCTGTG CCTACATTCCATCTCTTTCAAGATGGGAAGAAGGTGGCTGAAGTTGTTGGTGCTGATGTTGCTCGCTTGAGAGACACTTTTGGAAAACTCTACAA GTGA
- the LOC126611148 gene encoding thioredoxin O2, mitochondrial-like isoform X2, giving the protein MRERKMARNSGVAMARQLLGNHSKFCTALLHHYSLPSSSFQTLASSIPTSPPPPPTATPFTSNSLHHSPNPRFLQLQPLSSPSGSSNIVVIKSEDEYNSTISKAKDGAEPALFYFTAVWCGPCKFISPVIGELSEQYPHATTYKIDIDEEGLTNTLGKLNISAVPTFHLFQDGKKVAEVVGADVARLRDTFGKLYK; this is encoded by the exons ATGCGAGAGAGAAAAATGGCAAGGAATTCAGGTGTAGCCATGGCACGGCAATTGCTCGGCAATCACAGCAAGTTCTGCACCGCGCTTCTTCATCATTACAGCCTTCCTTCCAGTTCTTTCCAAACCCTGGCTTCTTCAATCCCCACCTCACCACCTCCACCGCCCACAGCAACCCCTTTCACCTCCAATTCCCTCCACCACTCCCCAAACCCTCGCTTTCTGCAGCTCCAACCTCTCTCCTCGCCCTCAG GTTCCTCAAACATTGTTGTCATTAAGTCAGAGGATGAATACAACAGCACAATCAGCAAAGCTAAGG ACGGAGCTGAGCCAGCACTTTTCTACTTCACTGCAGTCTGGTGCGGGCCTTGTAA GTTCATATCTCCAGTCATTGGAGAGTTGAGTGAGCAATACCCACATGCAACAACATATAAGATTGACATCGATGAG GAAGGACTTACAAACACTTTGGGCAAGTTGAATATTTCTGCTGTG CCTACATTCCATCTCTTTCAAGATGGGAAGAAGGTGGCTGAAGTTGTTGGTGCTGATGTTGCTCGCTTGAGAGACACTTTTGGAAAACTCTACAAGTAA